From a single Frankiaceae bacterium genomic region:
- a CDS encoding DUF177 domain-containing protein: MVCATSEIAVPENRNSTRLDPRQPLVIDTRELSRRPGSQRKVEFQATAPSDLGVGMIGVPPGSRLDLRLRLESVMEGVLVSGTVTGPLAGECGRCLDPVASSIEVDLQELYAYPESDATEDEASRLEGDYLDLEPVLRDAVVLALPLTPLCREDCGGLCVVCGARRDDVGCGHEETPVDPRWAALNDLTVNDEE, translated from the coding sequence TTGGTCTGTGCCACCTCCGAGATCGCCGTGCCCGAGAACAGGAACTCGACCCGCCTCGACCCGCGTCAGCCGCTCGTGATCGACACTCGCGAGCTCAGCCGGCGCCCGGGATCGCAGCGGAAGGTCGAGTTCCAGGCCACGGCGCCCAGCGACCTGGGAGTGGGCATGATCGGGGTCCCTCCGGGGTCCCGGCTCGACCTCCGGTTGCGGCTCGAGTCCGTGATGGAGGGCGTGCTGGTCTCCGGAACGGTCACCGGGCCGCTCGCTGGTGAGTGCGGGCGCTGTCTCGACCCGGTCGCCTCGTCCATCGAGGTGGACCTGCAGGAGCTGTACGCCTACCCCGAGTCGGACGCGACCGAGGACGAGGCGAGCCGCCTGGAAGGCGACTACCTCGACCTCGAGCCCGTGCTCCGCGACGCCGTGGTCCTGGCGCTGCCGCTCACGCCGCTCTGCCGCGAGGACTGCGGGGGGCTGTGTGTGGTGTGCGGTGCCCGGCGCGACGACGTCGGCTGCGGTCACGAAGAGACCCCGGTCGACCCGAGGTGGGCGGCGTTGAACGACCTGACCGTGAACGACGAGGAGTAG
- the rpmF gene encoding 50S ribosomal protein L32, which produces MAVPKRKMSRSNTRSRRSQWKAAPVVISTCGRCKQAKLPHAACPTCGTYNDRQVLEVG; this is translated from the coding sequence ATGGCGGTCCCGAAGCGCAAGATGTCGCGCAGCAACACGCGCTCGCGGCGTTCGCAGTGGAAGGCGGCTCCCGTCGTCATCTCGACCTGCGGGCGTTGCAAGCAGGCGAAGCTGCCCCACGCCGCGTGCCCCACGTGCGGCACGTACAACGACCGTCAGGTCCTCGAGGTCGGATGA
- a CDS encoding phosphate starvation-inducible protein PhoH → MTVRVALDLMGGDAAPDAVIDGALLVSDERPDVQVVLVGPEEVAAGRLSARAAAGRFEIVHASESVGMAEDPARAVRAKRDATVRVAAKLVRDGLADATVSVGSSGAALAAALFTLGRLPGVTRPAVAVVVPTPQGRVVLLDAGANPDCGPDLLAQFALTGTAYAVSLGIERPGVGLLNLGHEPGKGDDLRKAAYDLLADLPVEFVGNVEGHDIVLGGPADVVVTDGFTGNVLLKGIEAALGRGGALDPDDHGGAILLGVDGVAVVGHGGASARAVAAAVTIAADAVRHDLLPRLTLTLSELVARRRAMAGLS, encoded by the coding sequence ATGACCGTCCGCGTCGCCCTCGACCTGATGGGGGGCGACGCGGCACCGGACGCCGTGATCGACGGCGCCCTGCTCGTCTCCGACGAACGGCCTGACGTCCAGGTCGTGCTCGTCGGTCCCGAGGAGGTCGCCGCCGGCCGGCTCTCCGCCCGCGCCGCCGCAGGTCGCTTCGAGATCGTCCACGCCTCCGAGTCCGTCGGCATGGCCGAGGACCCGGCGCGCGCCGTGCGCGCGAAGCGCGACGCCACCGTCCGCGTCGCCGCGAAGCTGGTCCGCGACGGCCTCGCCGACGCCACCGTCTCCGTCGGCAGCTCCGGCGCCGCCCTCGCCGCCGCGCTCTTCACCCTCGGCCGCCTCCCCGGCGTCACGCGACCTGCCGTCGCCGTGGTGGTCCCCACCCCGCAAGGCCGCGTGGTCCTCCTCGACGCCGGCGCCAACCCCGACTGCGGCCCCGACCTGCTGGCGCAGTTCGCGCTGACCGGCACGGCGTACGCCGTCTCCCTCGGGATCGAACGCCCCGGCGTCGGCCTGCTCAACCTCGGTCACGAGCCCGGCAAGGGCGACGACCTGCGCAAGGCGGCGTACGACCTCCTGGCCGACCTGCCCGTCGAGTTCGTCGGCAACGTCGAGGGCCACGACATCGTCCTCGGCGGCCCCGCCGACGTCGTCGTCACCGACGGCTTCACCGGCAACGTCCTCCTCAAGGGCATCGAGGCGGCCCTCGGCCGCGGCGGAGCGCTCGACCCCGACGACCACGGCGGCGCGATCCTGCTCGGCGTCGACGGCGTCGCGGTCGTCGGCCACGGCGGCGCCTCGGCTCGCGCGGTCGCGGCGGCCGTGACCATCGCCGCGGACGCCGTACGCCACGACCTCCTGCCGCGTCTCACGCTGACGCTCTCCGAGCTCGTCGCCCGGCGGCGCGCGATGGCGGGGTTGTCGTGA
- a CDS encoding phosphopantetheine-binding protein encodes MTAEEVFGVVRDAVVTVMEVEPASVTRETRLVDDLRCDSLALCEIAEIVEERLPLTIEDAHLDDIHTVGQAVDYVLARV; translated from the coding sequence GTGACGGCGGAGGAGGTGTTCGGCGTGGTCCGCGACGCGGTCGTCACGGTCATGGAGGTCGAGCCGGCGAGCGTGACCCGCGAGACGCGGCTGGTGGACGACCTGCGCTGCGACTCCCTCGCGCTCTGCGAGATCGCGGAGATCGTCGAGGAGCGCCTCCCGCTCACCATCGAGGACGCCCACCTCGACGACATCCACACCGTCGGACAGGCCGTCGACTACGTCCTGGCGCGCGTGTGA
- the rnc gene encoding ribonuclease III, with protein MTTPDLTPRRTDLEKSLGVTIRDRDLLRRALTHRSYAYEHGGLPTNERLEFLGDAVLSIVVTDHLYNTYDDLPEGHLAKLRASVVNMNALADVARGIGVGEWLLLGRGEEFSGGRDKASILADTFEALLGAVYLDRGLACASKVIHRFFDPLMADASTRGASLDWKTSLQELTASRMLGVPEYVVTESGPDHAKRFVATAVVGGIERGGGEGKSKKEAEQKAAEAAWNELSEGPGTPD; from the coding sequence GTGACGACGCCCGACCTGACGCCGCGGCGTACGGACCTCGAGAAGTCCCTCGGGGTGACGATCCGCGACCGCGACCTGCTGCGCCGCGCACTCACGCACCGCAGCTACGCGTACGAGCACGGCGGCCTCCCCACCAACGAGCGCCTCGAGTTCCTCGGCGACGCGGTGCTGTCGATCGTCGTGACCGACCACCTCTACAACACGTACGACGACCTCCCCGAGGGGCACCTCGCCAAGCTGCGCGCCTCCGTCGTCAACATGAACGCCCTCGCCGACGTCGCCCGCGGCATCGGCGTGGGCGAGTGGCTGCTGCTCGGCCGCGGCGAGGAGTTCAGCGGCGGGCGCGACAAGGCGAGCATCCTGGCGGACACGTTCGAGGCGCTGCTGGGCGCGGTCTACCTCGACCGCGGCCTGGCCTGCGCGAGCAAGGTGATCCACCGGTTCTTCGACCCGCTCATGGCCGACGCGTCCACGCGCGGCGCGAGCCTCGACTGGAAGACCAGCCTCCAGGAGCTGACTGCCTCGCGGATGCTCGGCGTGCCGGAGTACGTCGTCACGGAGAGCGGCCCCGACCACGCGAAGAGGTTCGTCGCGACCGCGGTCGTCGGCGGCATCGAACGCGGCGGCGGCGAGGGCAAGAGCAAGAAGGAGGCCGAGCAGAAGGCCGCCGAGGCCGCCTGGAACGAGCTCTCCGAGGGTCCGGGGACACCGGACTAG
- the mutM gene encoding bifunctional DNA-formamidopyrimidine glycosylase/DNA-(apurinic or apyrimidinic site) lyase, which translates to MPELPEVEVVRRGLERGVAGRRIETVHVHHPRAVRRHEAGPDDFVSLLRGRRVESANRRGKYLWLPLDSGDALTGHLGMSGQLLVVPPDKPEETHLRVRFTFDDGGRELRFVDQRTFGGLFVVAGGGDDVPGHIAHIARDPLDEAFDDAAFAAKLRRKATTIKRALLDQSLISGVGNIYADESLWRAKLHYDRPTASLTKPDVTRLLASVRDVLHDSLRAGGTSFDALYVSTEGVSGLFQRRLEVYGREGEPCSRCGTVIKRDAFMNRSSYYCPRCQRAPRPRPPASPPPRGRSAGTAAAR; encoded by the coding sequence GTGCCCGAGCTGCCCGAGGTCGAGGTCGTACGACGCGGCCTCGAACGCGGTGTGGCCGGCCGCCGCATCGAGACCGTGCACGTGCACCACCCCCGCGCCGTACGCCGCCACGAGGCGGGCCCCGACGACTTCGTGTCCCTGCTCCGAGGCCGCCGGGTCGAGAGCGCCAACCGCCGCGGCAAGTACCTCTGGCTGCCGCTCGACTCCGGCGACGCGCTCACCGGCCACCTCGGCATGAGCGGCCAGCTGCTCGTCGTACCTCCCGACAAGCCGGAGGAGACGCACCTGCGGGTGCGGTTCACGTTCGACGACGGCGGGCGGGAGCTGCGCTTCGTGGACCAGCGGACGTTCGGCGGGCTGTTCGTCGTAGCCGGGGGCGGCGACGACGTGCCGGGCCACATCGCGCACATCGCGCGCGACCCGCTGGACGAGGCGTTCGACGACGCCGCCTTCGCCGCCAAGCTCAGGCGCAAGGCCACGACGATCAAGCGCGCGCTGCTCGACCAGTCGCTGATCTCGGGCGTCGGCAACATCTACGCCGACGAGTCGCTCTGGCGTGCCAAGCTGCACTACGACCGCCCGACCGCCTCGCTCACGAAGCCCGACGTCACGAGACTGCTCGCGTCCGTCCGCGACGTCCTCCACGACTCCCTGCGGGCGGGGGGCACGTCCTTCGACGCGCTGTACGTGTCCACGGAGGGCGTCAGTGGGCTGTTCCAGCGGCGGCTGGAGGTCTACGGGCGCGAGGGCGAGCCGTGCTCCCGCTGCGGGACGGTCATCAAGCGGGACGCTTTCATGAACCGGTCGTCGTACTACTGCCCGCGCTGCCAGCGCGCGCCACGACCGCGTCCGCCAGCGTCTCCGCCGCCGCGGGGGAGAAGCGCAGGAACAGCTGCGGCTCGGTGA
- a CDS encoding acylphosphatase, with protein sequence MTDVRLTAWVRGRVQGVGFRWWTRSRALENGLVGKATNLDDGRVEVVAEGPRDACERLLAALRSPHTPGHVSTVTERWSEARGNLSGFVER encoded by the coding sequence GTGACCGACGTCCGCCTGACCGCGTGGGTGCGCGGCCGCGTGCAGGGCGTCGGCTTCCGCTGGTGGACGCGGTCGCGGGCGCTGGAGAACGGCCTGGTCGGCAAGGCCACGAACCTCGACGACGGCCGCGTCGAGGTCGTCGCCGAGGGCCCGCGGGATGCCTGCGAACGCCTCCTCGCGGCGTTGCGAAGCCCCCACACACCAGGGCACGTGAGCACCGTCACCGAGCGGTGGAGCGAGGCGCGCGGCAACTTGTCCGGGTTCGTGGAGCGGTGA
- the smc gene encoding chromosome segregation protein SMC, with protein MHLKSLTLRGFKSFATATTLKFEPGITAVVGPNGSGKSNVVDAIAWVLGEQGAKALRGGKMEDVIFAGTPGRPALGRAEVVLTIDNADGALPIDYTEVTISRLMFRSGESEYAINGTPCRLLDVQELLSDSGIGRELHVIVGQGQLDAVLSARPEERRGFIEEAAGVLKHRKRKEKALRKLDAMQANLTRLNDLTAELRRQLKPLGKQAEIARRAAVIQAELRDMRLRLLADDLLGLRTVMAAELRDEEELRSRRTAVETSLAAVTAREAELEAALAADAPLLARAQETFYRLSSLRERFRGTAELAGERARNLATDIEAEARPGRSAEDLEAEARTVREEEAAVREALEADKARLADAEATRATLEQALRAEEQALVASARAQADRREGLATLVGEVNALRSRAAAADEEIGRLAAARLEAERRAERARGEFLVVQQQVITLEGGESGLDATYEAANAALTEATIRVEQLVAEEREAEREKSFWSARREALEMSLLRRDGAGALVDAGERLPGLLGTVASVLSVRPGSEVAIAAALGSLADAVAVDSPDAAVRALDLLKTDDAGRATLLVGGATAGDAPRYDLPDGAEWALDLVTAPATLDAAVRRILGSVAVVADIGAARALVAQHPDLTVATAEGDLLSAWLAVGGGASAPSLLEVQAAADEAAERLADATMSADRLRFALTTARTDLDRLQVDLDRALEQLHESDAQMAAIAEQLNLLGSAQRAAADEAERLDQAQRAAEDARDRDLEGLVAMEHRLAEAQAAPLDVEPDTSARDEAAASLHQARSVEVEVRLGVVAGEERARALTSRAEALERAAAAERASRERLAALRQQRATGAIVAAAVAEAAREALTRIDASIAQAHDERSLVEASRRLNEGELAEVRTKRRELATELEGLTDVAHRDEVARAEQRLRIEALENRCAEEYGIDPETLVADYGPDNDVPPPSDAEDPTPAPYDRAVVERRAAAADRQLALLGRVNPLALEEFSALEERHAYLSNQLEDLKNTRRDLLLVVKEVDERIHDVFRSAFEDTAREFEHVFSVLFPGGEGKLILTDPDDLLTSGIEVEARPPGKKVKRLSLLSGGERSLTAIALLFAIFRARPSPFYLLDEVEAALDDRNLGRLLDMVEEFRGTSQIVMITHQKRTMEIADSLYGVSMRGDGISTVISQRLREREDARA; from the coding sequence GTGCACCTCAAGAGCCTCACGCTCCGTGGCTTCAAGTCCTTCGCGACCGCGACGACGCTGAAGTTCGAGCCTGGCATCACCGCCGTCGTCGGCCCGAACGGCTCCGGCAAGTCGAACGTCGTCGACGCCATCGCCTGGGTCCTCGGCGAGCAGGGCGCGAAGGCGCTGCGCGGCGGCAAGATGGAGGACGTCATCTTCGCCGGCACGCCCGGGCGCCCCGCGCTCGGCCGCGCCGAGGTCGTGCTGACGATCGACAACGCCGACGGCGCCCTCCCGATCGACTACACCGAGGTGACGATCAGCCGCCTGATGTTCCGCAGCGGCGAGTCCGAGTACGCCATCAACGGCACCCCCTGCCGCCTGCTCGACGTCCAGGAGCTGCTCTCCGACAGCGGCATCGGCCGCGAGCTGCATGTCATCGTCGGCCAGGGCCAGCTCGACGCCGTGCTGTCGGCGCGGCCCGAGGAGCGCCGTGGCTTCATCGAGGAGGCCGCGGGCGTCCTCAAGCACCGCAAGCGCAAGGAGAAGGCCCTCCGCAAGCTCGACGCGATGCAGGCCAACCTCACCCGGCTCAACGACCTCACCGCCGAGCTGCGCCGCCAGCTCAAGCCGCTCGGCAAGCAGGCCGAGATCGCCCGCCGCGCCGCCGTCATCCAGGCCGAGCTGCGCGACATGCGGCTGCGGCTGCTCGCCGACGACCTGCTCGGGCTGCGGACGGTCATGGCCGCGGAGCTGCGCGACGAGGAGGAGCTGCGGTCGCGGCGTACGGCCGTCGAGACCAGCCTCGCCGCCGTCACCGCCCGCGAGGCCGAGCTGGAGGCCGCGCTCGCCGCGGACGCGCCGCTGCTGGCGCGGGCGCAGGAGACGTTCTACCGGCTCTCGTCGCTGCGTGAACGCTTCCGCGGCACCGCCGAGCTGGCCGGCGAGCGGGCCCGCAACCTCGCCACCGACATCGAGGCCGAGGCGCGCCCAGGACGGAGCGCGGAGGACCTCGAGGCCGAGGCGCGCACCGTACGCGAGGAGGAGGCCGCGGTCCGCGAGGCGCTGGAGGCCGACAAGGCGCGGCTCGCCGACGCCGAGGCCACCCGCGCGACGCTGGAGCAGGCGCTGCGCGCCGAGGAGCAGGCGCTCGTCGCGTCCGCCCGCGCGCAGGCCGACCGCCGCGAGGGCCTGGCCACGCTCGTCGGCGAGGTCAACGCCCTGCGCAGCCGCGCCGCCGCCGCCGACGAGGAGATCGGCCGCCTCGCCGCCGCCCGCCTCGAGGCCGAACGTCGCGCCGAACGCGCCCGCGGCGAGTTCCTCGTCGTGCAGCAGCAGGTCATCACGCTGGAAGGCGGGGAGTCGGGCCTCGACGCGACGTACGAGGCCGCCAACGCCGCCCTCACCGAGGCCACGATCCGCGTCGAGCAGCTCGTCGCGGAGGAGCGCGAGGCCGAGCGCGAGAAGTCGTTCTGGTCGGCGCGCCGCGAGGCACTGGAGATGTCACTGCTCCGCCGCGACGGCGCCGGGGCCCTGGTCGACGCCGGCGAACGCCTCCCCGGCCTGCTCGGCACCGTCGCCTCGGTGCTGTCCGTACGCCCAGGCTCCGAGGTCGCGATCGCCGCCGCCCTCGGGTCGCTCGCCGACGCCGTGGCCGTCGACTCGCCCGACGCGGCGGTCCGCGCGCTCGACCTGCTCAAGACCGACGACGCGGGCCGCGCGACGCTGCTCGTCGGCGGCGCCACGGCCGGCGACGCCCCCCGGTACGACCTCCCCGACGGTGCCGAGTGGGCGCTCGACCTCGTCACGGCGCCGGCAACGCTCGACGCCGCCGTACGCCGCATCCTCGGCTCGGTCGCGGTCGTGGCAGACATCGGCGCCGCTCGCGCGCTGGTCGCCCAGCACCCCGACCTCACCGTCGCCACTGCCGAGGGCGACCTGCTCTCCGCGTGGCTCGCTGTCGGCGGCGGGGCGTCCGCGCCGTCGCTGCTGGAGGTGCAGGCCGCCGCCGACGAGGCCGCCGAACGCCTCGCCGACGCGACCATGTCCGCCGACCGGCTGCGCTTCGCGCTGACGACCGCGCGGACAGACCTCGACCGCCTCCAGGTCGACCTCGACCGCGCGCTGGAGCAGCTCCACGAGTCCGACGCGCAGATGGCCGCGATCGCCGAGCAGCTCAACCTCCTCGGCTCCGCGCAGCGCGCCGCCGCCGACGAGGCCGAACGCCTCGACCAGGCGCAGCGCGCCGCCGAGGACGCCCGCGACCGCGACCTCGAAGGCCTCGTGGCCATGGAGCACCGGCTCGCCGAGGCGCAGGCCGCGCCGCTCGACGTCGAGCCCGACACGTCCGCGCGCGACGAGGCCGCGGCGTCGTTGCACCAGGCACGTTCCGTCGAGGTCGAGGTACGTCTCGGCGTCGTCGCCGGCGAGGAGCGCGCCCGCGCGCTGACCTCGCGCGCCGAGGCACTCGAACGCGCCGCCGCCGCCGAGCGCGCCTCCCGCGAACGCCTCGCGGCCCTGCGCCAGCAGCGCGCGACCGGCGCCATCGTCGCGGCGGCCGTGGCCGAGGCGGCGCGGGAGGCGTTGACGCGGATCGACGCGTCGATCGCGCAGGCGCACGACGAGCGTTCGCTGGTCGAGGCCAGCCGGCGGCTCAACGAGGGCGAGCTGGCCGAGGTCCGTACGAAGCGCCGCGAGCTCGCCACCGAGCTCGAAGGCCTCACCGACGTCGCCCACCGCGACGAGGTGGCGCGGGCCGAGCAGCGGCTGCGCATCGAGGCGCTGGAGAACCGCTGCGCCGAGGAGTACGGCATCGACCCCGAGACCCTCGTCGCCGACTACGGCCCCGACAACGACGTCCCCCCGCCGAGCGACGCGGAGGACCCGACGCCGGCGCCGTACGACCGCGCTGTCGTGGAGCGCCGCGCCGCCGCCGCCGACCGCCAGCTCGCCCTGCTGGGCCGCGTCAACCCGCTGGCGCTGGAGGAGTTCTCGGCGCTGGAGGAGCGGCACGCGTACCTCTCCAACCAGCTCGAGGACCTCAAGAACACCCGCCGCGACCTCCTCCTCGTCGTCAAGGAGGTGGACGAGCGGATCCACGACGTGTTCCGGAGCGCGTTCGAGGACACGGCGCGGGAGTTCGAGCACGTGTTCTCGGTCCTCTTCCCCGGGGGCGAGGGGAAGCTGATCCTCACCGACCCCGACGACCTGCTGACATCCGGCATCGAGGTCGAGGCGCGGCCGCCGGGCAAGAAGGTCAAGCGGCTGTCGCTGCTGTCGGGCGGGGAGCGCTCACTGACCGCGATCGCGCTGCTGTTCGCGATCTTCCGGGCGCGGCCCTCGCCGTTCTATCTCTTGGACGAGGTGGAGGCGGCGCTCGACGACCGCAACCTCGGCCGGCTGCTCGACATGGTCGAGGAGTTCCGGGGAACGAGCCAGATCGTCATGATCACCCACCAGAAGCGGACGATGGAGATCGCCGACTCGCTGTACGGCGTCAGCATGCGCGGCGACGGCATCAGCACCGTGATCTCCCAGCGCCTCCGCGAGCGCGAGGACGCCCGTGCTTGA
- the ftsY gene encoding signal recognition particle-docking protein FtsY, with product MLELILAIAALAVLAVVGLVATRGRSRALPPAPDRPEILPGVGDDASEPTIEPRRTVETLDLPPTIPPPQVEAPPEAEAFEVPEPTAGRLVRLRSRLSRSQNALGRGLLTLLSSEKLDEETWEDVETTLLSADVGIAASQEIVEALRTRTKVLGTRTPDDLRPLLREELLNAIGDVDRSLRTLPHDGSRPAVILVVGVNGTGKTTTCGKLARVLVADGRSVVLGAADTFRAAAADQLSTWAGRVGAEVVRGPEGGDPASVAYDAVKTGVETRADCVLIDTAGRLHTKTGLMDELSKIKRVAEKLGSIDEVLLVLDATTGQNGVVQAKQFASAVDVTGVVLSKLDGTAKGGIVIAVQRELGIPVKLVGLGEGPDDLAPFDPGQFVDALLEG from the coding sequence GTGCTTGAGCTCATCCTGGCGATAGCGGCCCTCGCGGTCCTCGCCGTCGTCGGTCTCGTCGCGACGCGGGGCCGTTCGCGCGCGCTGCCCCCGGCCCCTGACCGGCCCGAGATCCTGCCGGGCGTCGGCGACGACGCCTCCGAACCCACCATCGAGCCACGGCGCACCGTCGAGACCCTCGACCTGCCGCCGACGATCCCGCCGCCGCAGGTCGAGGCGCCGCCCGAGGCCGAGGCGTTCGAGGTCCCCGAGCCGACGGCTGGACGCCTCGTACGCCTCCGCTCCCGGCTCTCCCGGTCGCAGAACGCCCTCGGTCGCGGCCTCCTCACGCTGCTCTCCAGCGAGAAGCTCGACGAGGAGACGTGGGAGGACGTCGAGACGACGCTGCTCTCCGCCGACGTCGGCATCGCGGCGAGCCAGGAGATCGTCGAGGCGCTGCGGACGCGCACCAAGGTGCTCGGCACGCGTACCCCCGACGACCTCCGCCCGCTGCTCCGCGAGGAGCTGCTCAACGCCATCGGCGACGTCGACCGTTCGCTGCGCACGCTGCCGCACGATGGCTCGAGGCCGGCCGTGATCCTCGTGGTCGGCGTCAACGGCACCGGCAAGACCACCACCTGCGGCAAGCTCGCGCGGGTGCTCGTGGCCGACGGTCGTTCCGTGGTGCTGGGCGCGGCGGACACGTTCCGCGCGGCGGCCGCCGACCAGCTCTCCACCTGGGCGGGCCGCGTCGGCGCGGAGGTCGTGCGCGGGCCGGAGGGCGGCGACCCGGCGTCGGTGGCGTACGACGCCGTCAAGACCGGCGTCGAGACGCGCGCCGACTGCGTGCTCATCGACACCGCGGGCCGGCTGCACACCAAGACCGGCCTCATGGACGAGCTGTCCAAGATCAAGCGCGTGGCCGAGAAGCTCGGCTCCATCGACGAGGTGCTGCTCGTGCTCGACGCGACCACCGGGCAGAACGGCGTCGTGCAGGCCAAGCAGTTCGCCTCGGCCGTCGACGTGACCGGCGTCGTGCTGAGCAAGCTCGACGGCACCGCCAAGGGCGGCATCGTCATCGCGGTGCAGCGCGAGCTCGGCATCCCGGTGAAGCTCGTCGGTCTCGGCGAGGGTCCGGACGACCTGGCGCCGTTCGACCCCGGCCAGTTCGTGGACGCCCTGCTGGAGGGGTAG